DNA sequence from the Glycine soja cultivar W05 chromosome 18, ASM419377v2, whole genome shotgun sequence genome:
TTTCGAAACAGTTTTCCCCTTGCGAGGTTAAGGCTGCATATATCTATCCTCCCCAAGCGCTATTAGGAGAGAGTCTCATGCATTGGGCAGTCCTATCCCTATGGTTTTATGGAGACTATTTTGGTAATTGGATGAACAAAGGCTTAATTGAGAGTCTCATGCATTGGGAAAATGTTTAAAACTTGgagtaatagaaaaaaaagatatttaaaacttcattgacaatcaaaatggaacaattttcttttcactgaaatgtgaaaaaaaatggGACAAAGcagtatatttaatttaaaagctCATTTCGTTTTTACCCTTCAATTATCATCTTGACCCTTGTAAAGTGTAGTCagtcaaaatcattttagcacttAAATTCATAACCAAAACTGTATGAATGAtgaccaatttttattttttttggaaagatttTCTAATCTTGGAACGTGCTAAAATGCCAATAAAAACAAGTTAACAGTGACCTTTCTAGTGTTCTATAGGTTCTGTGTCCTTGAGTTGTGAGGAGACTAGAACAGaaccaaagataaaaataactgaCTTCACAAGCCGATCAGAGCAGAAGCTATTGGATGCATAAGTTAAGAACGACAAAAAGAAGGCTAAATGATCAAACAAACAACAGACaagacagataaaaaaaatgatacttgTCCTAGCCAAATGGCTAGATGTGAGGAGACTAGAACTGAACCAAAGTTAAAAATAACTGACTCCACAAGCTGATCAAAGCAGAAACTAATGAATGCACAAGTCAAGAACATCAAAGAGAAGGCTAAATGATCAAACAAACAACAGACAGAACAGACAAAAAATGATACTTGTCCTAGTCAAATGATCATATAAAACAAACAGAACTTACCACATGAAAGATGCTTGGGGAAGGTTGAAAGAGATGCAGGCTTTGTTTAAGTTTTCGGGAAATCCAAGAAAGTATTGGCCAGCACAAAGAGAACTCTTCCTCTTACATTACTAGCTCATGTAGAATTTTTCAGCAAGGGACAAACAACACATACACCATCCTCggtagaaaaggaagaaaatttcCAAGGAGATTTCTGGACAAGGTATGCTTCTACTATATTTTTCTTCCTGGGAATTTCTTCTATTGGTTTAGGCCTATATTATGATCTCTGGTATTTTACTTTTGGTAtggttctattttatttttcagacaTAGGCTTGAAATTAAAACCATATATTCTCTCTATATCACAGAAACAAAAACTTCTCTccaagcttctttttttttcttctttctaaaGCAGCATCTCCCCCAAGGAATAGAACCTCATATATTGTAAAATCAATGGAAGCTCAATCACACCACCAACTCAATGtcctttttcttccttatcCAACACCTGGCCATATGATCCCTATGGTAGACACAGCAAGAGTATTTGCCAAGCATGGTGTTAGTGTTACCATTATCACTACCCCTGCTAATGCTTTAACATTCCAAAAGGCAATAGACCGTGACTTAAGTTGTGGGTACCGCATCAGAACTCAAGTGGTTCCATTCCCATCTGCCCAAGTTGGTCTCCCTGACGGGCTTGAAAACATCAAAGATAGCACTACCCCAGAAATGTTGGGTCAAATCAGTCATGGAATATCAATgctcaaagatcaaattgagctTCTGTTTCGAGACTTGCAACCAGATTGTATAGTGACTGATTTTTGTTATCCTTGGACAGTGGAGTCAGCTCAAAAACTAAGCATTCCAAGGATTTGCTTTTACAGCTCAAGCTACTTCTCCAACTGTGTTAGTCATTCTATCAGGAAGCATAGACCTCATGAAAGCTTTGCCTCTGATACCGACAAGTTTATAATTCCTGGTTTGCCTCAAAGAATAGAGATGACCCCTCTGCAGATAGCAGAATGGGAAAGGACTAAGAATGAAACCACAGGCTATTTTGATGCAATGTTTGAATCAGAGACTAGAAGCTATGGCGCACTGTATAATAGTTTTCATGAACTCGAAAATGACTATGAGCAACTTCATAAGAGTACACTGGGGATCAAATCATGGAATATTGGACCAGTTTCAGCCTGGGTTAACAAGGATGATGAACGAAAGGCCAATAGGGGACAAAAGGAGGAACTTGCACAAGAGCCAGAATGGCTAAAATGGCTTAACTCTAAGCAAAATGAGTCTGTACTTTATGTAAGTTTTGGAAGCCTCGTCTGGCTCCCTCGTGCTCAACTTGTTGAACTGGCTCATGGGCTTGAACATTCTGGTCATAGTTTCATCTGGCTCATAAGGAAAAAggatgaaaacgagaataaaggAGACAGGTTTCTGCTAGAGTTTGAGCAGAAGatgaaagaaatcaagaaggGTTATATCATATGGAACTGGGCACCGCAGCTTCTCATATTGGACCACCCTGCCATAGGAGGCATTGTGACTCACTGTGGTTGGAATTCCATTCTTGAAAGTGTGAGTGCCGGCTTGCCAATGATCGCGTGGCCAGTGTTTGCTGAGCAATTTTACAATGAGAAGTTGCTAGTTGATGTGTTGAAGATTGGAGTCCCAGTCGGAGTGAAAGAAAACACGTTTTGGATGAGCTTGGATGATGAGGCAATGGTGAGAAGGGAAGAGATAGCGAAGGCTGTGGTGCTTTTGATGGGAAGTAGCCAAGAGAACAAAGAAATGAGGAAGAGAGCAAGAAAACTTGGTGATGCTGCCAAGAGGATTATAGAGGTGGGTGGACACTCTTACAACAATTTGATTCAGTTGATAGATGAGCTTAAATCATTGAAGATATCTAAAGCACTTAGCAGAAGCATGTTAGATAAGTGAAATGGAGCATTAATAATCTAGTGGCTCTCGAAGGTGCAGCTAGCTGGTGATTTTATAATGCCTTTAGATTTTATAACAAGATGAACAACTTGCAAGTACTTCTGAAATTAAACTAACTGTTTTATATACATGGATCTATCTTGTTACTTGTGCCATATAATACTTTAGTTTTTCGTATGTCATGTCATTTGGAAAGACTTGGTACTGACTAAGAGATTGGAAAAATTTCCCCActgaaaaaatataagaaaaaaacacaCTGTTTTGGTGTGTACTGATATACCTACTATTAGTATGCTTCTATTACTAATACGGAGTTTGGATAATGAGAAAAAGCCTGTTTTTATTAGAACTAgatttatttgataaatgataaattatacaGAATTGTGATTTATGTTGAAATTCTTCTTATTTGAACATCGCATAGGCATCCAAGTATATGTACATTGGTGtgcataaaaaaaagtatataaattggTGAAAGCAGTATATATAACTAAGTAGTATACTTAAATAAACTTGATATATGTGTCGCGTATCATGAATGAGAGCAGTCAAATGAAACCATGCCAAACTTCATCATGTTTCAACTGCTTTAAAGGCATGCTGAATTTGGGATTCTTCCAAATTTGGATCAATGACATCCACAATTTCATCAAGATGCTTGCAACACTCTCATATACCCATTTCTACTTTATTCAATCTTCCATACTCCTCCTCCCTCAGCTTAAGTGATACTCAATTtttgtgtaatatatatatttcagcTATTTTTTCACCTAATAGAGGAGTTACTTATATTAGTCTTATAACTGGGGAGATGATGAGTTTTGTGTATGAAATGCAAGAAGTATTGTACCAATTTATGTGATTTAGCTTCACTAAAGGACTAAAGGTAAATGATGTAAATCACTTAAgatatttttcatattcatcTTCTTAGCCATTTATAAATTAGTAACATATCGCATTACCCAAGTCATTCTAAATACTTGCGAGTGGagtctttctcataaaggtCAATCATGTTGAGTTGCTTGATGATTTCTCTGCTAGAATCAACAATGATCGGATAGTTTACCTTTGCATCTAACTGCATTGCAAAGACAAAGGTCATTATCTATATACCTTGGTATGTCTAGTTCTTGTTTCAAATATCACCAATTGTCTATAATTTAGAAATACTATATAGGCTTGCTCTGCATGTGAAAAATGGAAAACACAGTGTAGACTTCAATTGTGGTATTACAAGTCATCAAAGGATAAACACAATAGCTTCACTCTGATCAGTGATAAAACTCCTTAGAATATTGAGTCATCTTACCATTTGTCAAGCTTAATGGTACAAACCAGAGTCAAATCACCTTTAACTAACctattattaaacacacaagtCCCCTCCCCCCTCTCCCCACACCACTAACTTTTCAGGGACAATCAGGTAATTTCAAATcataaaaaacttacaaaaattaaaaatgtaacagaaattcaatgttttgaataatttcaccatcaaatttgaaattttaaaatactattgAAGGATTGattcaattaaaatacataGACATAACAATTCTTGTTCAGATTTTACTTAACTATCGGATTATTCAGAGTCTCTTTCCCCTTATGAACCGGAGGATTAAGACCAAAAAAgaatacaagaacataaaattttaaaatatacataaatttgTGTCATGGACAAATTCTCATCACACACAGGCAAAagagaacattttcaatgaatACTAAGTGCTTTCTTCATCCACAACAAGAGTATAGCATGGTTCTGTTTTCTTCAAATTCTGCCACATCTGTCACCCCTCATTCATTTTTGCTTCGGATGACCATGACAATATAACTTCTTAAGAAGAGTTTTTTTATCACTAAAATGGATCAAGGTACAATCTTGACTCCAACCCTTTCAATTCTAGCACTTGGATGATGCTGGAATTTATTGCCTttatgacaccctctaccccacacatatatgtattaataataaaaagaataagaaatcataattaattaaattttttttaaatacatttaaataaaagcatttcaaaatggtaaaaggttcacattcactctactattaccaaataaaactttttaggaatatttttggctcaaaacatcatgtaattaaacaaaactcatgccccaatgtcacatcataTTAGAATATTGTGTCCTGACGTCCTTCAACACaatgttccttaaagcaattcacctagtcatctgttctcacgaacacaaagttcgagatcatcaaaggatccaaacacaaacaacacatgagcagtgagttatcacattcctaactaatagagagaaacaagataacatgtagatatacatatcatataaacgaaatataatttacttaaacatagctcacgacGTCATTCCACCACTTTATTGCttaacatcacatcacaacacaacacatttcattcatttttacatcattcacgtactcaatgataaaaaagcaaaatcactaaatcaatcaatatcgatcaatacacaagtattatgcaacaaaaataaagatggaaataaaaacattctttgtcaaacatttttttaaaataagatacaATAGCATccaacattttctttttctatcatcATGTTCCAAAGTGACAAAATTTCATTTAGCCTTTTTGTTAAATAGTAAGTGAAATGGAGATAAAGGTATTCTGTCATTTTATGGTTAACATGAAGAAATAAATCCTAAGTTATATGGTTGATTTAACAACGGAGAAAATGTAGTAATTGTGTTTTGGCTTAATAGCATCTATGGAATtgtctcttagaaaatggtctTAAGGTCAAAGTCAACCTcagaaaatcaaattataagGTTAGGATTGTCCAAACTTTATAAGCTCTATTGAAGTTGAAGTCATATATGTAATCAATGTAGGACTAAACTTTCACCCTTGATGCTACAATTATGAcagaaccccccccccccccccatatgAAGCCAGGCTAGAGGTGACTGCAATTAaggcaatttttcaaaaattcctatattaacaaaaactcAACCACCAATTTGAACAGGAAAAACATTTCAACATAAGATACATTAATctttaaaatctaaaaacaCGTGTAAAGTGACACAAATCTTTATCAACTTATGTATGAGCTAAAATCATTGATGTCATCTAAACCACTTGAGAAATATGAAACACTAAATTTGATCCGGACATTAAATATGACACGAACACAGTCATTAGAAAATGTCCagaatataaaacatatatataataatgacCTTCACATATTGAATACTAAGAGGgatgtaatataaattttaatataaaaaagagaaaattaaaaataactatttaagaatacaaaacaaaaaagtagaGACAATTCAGAGGGTCATTGAAAAGCATGTCCAAGTATATATGTCAAGAATAACGGGGGAAACAAGAACCGGCCTAATGATCAAATTAATGACAATTTTTGAAGTCAACTGGCCAtataaaaagaaggaaaatattaacgTCAGCTTACTGATATTTCAAGcatataaaaatagtaaattttatCGAAAGGAGGCATGCATcaaatcaaaaatataaaagtataataaatcttttctttctcaataaaATCTTACAATTGTTAACAAaaccacaagaaaaaaaaaaaagaatattacttGCCACATGAAGCATGCTCTTGGGGAGTAAGAAGATTGAAAAGGCTCTGATTGTGTTTGCAAAGAGAATTGTGAGCAGTTTTTTTCATCTCAACTAACCATGAAGACAGAATCTCAACCCCAGCAACTGAATGTAATTTTTCTTCCATATCCAGCTCCTGGCCATATGAACCCCATGGTAGACACAGCAAGGCTATTTGCCAAGCATGGTGTTGGTGTTACCATTATCACTACCCCTGCTAATGATTTGACTTTCCAGAAAGCCATATATAGTGATTTCAGTTGTGGAAACTGCATCAAAACACGTGTGATTCAATTCCCAGCATCCCAAGTTGGTCTCCCTGATGGGGTTGAAAATGTCAAAAACGTCACTTCAAGAGAAATGTTGGACAAAATCAGTCTTGGACTATTGATTCTCAAAGATCCAATAGAGCTTCTGTTTCAGGAAATGCAACCAGATTGTATCGTGACTGATATGCTTTATCCATGGACAGTGGAGTCTGCTGCAAAACTAGGCATTCCAAGGCTTTACTTTTACAGCTCAAGCTACTTCACAAGTTGTGCTGGTCATTTTGTGCGGAAGCATAAGCCTCATGAAAGGATGGATTCTGATAACCAGAAGTTTTCAATTCCTGGCCTTCCACATAACATTGTGATTACCACTCTGCAGGTGGAAGAATGGGTAAGAACTAAGAATGACTTCACAGATCATTTGAATGCTATATATGAATCAGAGAGCAGAAGCTATGGAACACTGTACAACAGTTTTCATGAACTTGAAGGTGATTATGAGCAACTTTATCAGAGCACAAAGGGGGTCAAGTGTTGGAGTGTAGGACCAGTTTCAGCCTTGGTTAATCAGCGTGATGAAGAAAAGGCCAATAGGGGACACAAGGAGGAGCTTGTGCTAGAGTCAGAGTGGCTAAACTGGCTTAACTCTAAGCAAAATGATTCTGTACTTTATGTAAGTTTTGGAAGCCTAATCAGGCTCCCTCATGCTCAGCTTGTTGAAATCGCTCACGGGCTTGAAAGTTCTGGTCATGATTTCATCTGGGTTATTCTAAAAAGGTGTGGAGATGGGGATGAGGATGGTGGAGACAATTTCCTGCAAGATTTTGAGCAAAGgatgaatgaaagaaagaagGGTTATATCGTATGGAACTGGGTGCCACAGTTGCTGATATTGAACCACCCTGCCATTGGAGGTATTGTGACTCACTGTGGTTGGAACTCTGTTCTTGAAAGCTTGAGTGCTGGTTTGCCAATGGTCACATGGCCTGTATTTGCAGACCAATTTTACAATGAGAAGTTGGTAGTTGATGTCTTGAAAATTGGAGTCCCAGTGGGATCAAAAGAGAACAAGTTCTGGACGCGTATTGGTGAGGATGCAGCAGTGAGAAGAGAAGTGATTGCGAAGGCTGCCATTCTGCTGATGGGAAAAGAAGAGGGTGGAGAAATGAGAAGGAGAGCAAGAAAACTTAGTGATGCTGCCAAGAAGACTATAGAGGAGGGTGGATCCTCTTACAACAACTTGATGCAGTTGTTGGATGAGCTAAAATCATTGAAAATGTCAAGAGAACTTGAGAAAACAAATTAGATAACTGAAATGGAGGAGTGATTTCGGTGATTCAGCATGTATTGCAGATGcattttataaataagatgGAATAACATCTAAGTGTGTCTTTATTTTCCAGCTAATTTTTATGTTGAGCTAGTTAATTATTTTGTGCACTCTTCTTAtataagattttagattttaacAAGCCACTTGCGTGGCATATTTTGAGTTTGTGGAGTGGCTTGAATCATAAAAGCAAACAATTATTGCTAGCTAGCAGCAACTTTGTTTGAAAGAAAGTCAGTTGACTTCTCTAAACCGGTTGAACATTATctgtgttgtgtgtgtgtgtgtgtgtttcaagCATTTTAGAAAGAACAAAATTTCATGAAgcttctttgtaaatataatGGCAAGATATATTGTTGTCAGAATAGAAACTCTTGCACACTACATGGCTGAAGTGAAGGAATAAATCTTAACTCAGTTCTATGAGAGTGAGTCTTGGCACAACAATCAGGTTGCTGCCATGTGATCTGGAGGTCACAGGTTCAAATCATGGAAACAGTTTCCCACTTGTGAGGGTAAGACTACATATATCTACCCTAGTGGGTGGGAGCCTTGTTCTCTGGGCAGATCTATAGTTCTATGGTAAActattttagtaattaaatgAACAAAGGGTTAATTGAGAGAAGGTTCATATTCTGTTTAAGCTTGCAGCAAGTTTtagaaagtaatttttataGGCCTGCACATATCTAAAATCTATAAAACCAGAATGAGCAGCAAGAAGTATTGGCAAAGTGGCCTTGCTAAGCTTCCATCACAGAAATGTCCAAACAGAAAATTTTAGCCTAAGTTTCCCAAGTAAATATTAAGACAATCTCAATTAGCAAACTGAACAGCTTTTCAACAGAAGACAAGTGCCTGGAGGATTATAATAATGAGTAATCCTTTgtattctaattctaatttcaaaattacataAGCATCAAAATTTTGAGGCATGAAAAATCAGATTATAGAACAAAAACGAAAAATCTTTCTGTTgcaaaatatataagaataaatataaagaatTCAATCTAGTctcaatatatatacataaatttcaaaactaattgGGTTTATCATTTGGCTTTTAACCTCTCGCGAATTGGTCTAAGACCtggaagatgaagaaaatagttgattgatgaatgagagtTGCAACATaggatttattttattagtagaaTCTCAATTCTGCAGCAATGGTATTCCTTTGAACCAATCTTAACTCTTAAGCCTATATTAGTGAAGCACTAGAtggaaattgtttttttttttttttttgaataaagaTGGAAATTGTTATTAATGAAGAATTTTATCTGGTATTTCAATATATCTTAC
Encoded proteins:
- the LOC114395973 gene encoding soyasapogenol B glucuronide galactosyltransferase-like, producing the protein MEAQSHHQLNVLFLPYPTPGHMIPMVDTARVFAKHGVSVTIITTPANALTFQKAIDRDLSCGYRIRTQVVPFPSAQVGLPDGLENIKDSTTPEMLGQISHGISMLKDQIELLFRDLQPDCIVTDFCYPWTVESAQKLSIPRICFYSSSYFSNCVSHSIRKHRPHESFASDTDKFIIPGLPQRIEMTPLQIAEWERTKNETTGYFDAMFESETRSYGALYNSFHELENDYEQLHKSTLGIKSWNIGPVSAWVNKDDERKANRGQKEELAQEPEWLKWLNSKQNESVLYVSFGSLVWLPRAQLVELAHGLEHSGHSFIWLIRKKDENENKGDRFLLEFEQKMKEIKKGYIIWNWAPQLLILDHPAIGGIVTHCGWNSILESVSAGLPMIAWPVFAEQFYNEKLLVDVLKIGVPVGVKENTFWMSLDDEAMVRREEIAKAVVLLMGSSQENKEMRKRARKLGDAAKRIIEVGGHSYNNLIQLIDELKSLKISKALSRSMLDK
- the LOC114395711 gene encoding soyasapogenol B glucuronide galactosyltransferase-like, whose amino-acid sequence is MKTESQPQQLNVIFLPYPAPGHMNPMVDTARLFAKHGVGVTIITTPANDLTFQKAIYSDFSCGNCIKTRVIQFPASQVGLPDGVENVKNVTSREMLDKISLGLLILKDPIELLFQEMQPDCIVTDMLYPWTVESAAKLGIPRLYFYSSSYFTSCAGHFVRKHKPHERMDSDNQKFSIPGLPHNIVITTLQVEEWVRTKNDFTDHLNAIYESESRSYGTLYNSFHELEGDYEQLYQSTKGVKCWSVGPVSALVNQRDEEKANRGHKEELVLESEWLNWLNSKQNDSVLYVSFGSLIRLPHAQLVEIAHGLESSGHDFIWVILKRCGDGDEDGGDNFLQDFEQRMNERKKGYIVWNWVPQLLILNHPAIGGIVTHCGWNSVLESLSAGLPMVTWPVFADQFYNEKLVVDVLKIGVPVGSKENKFWTRIGEDAAVRREVIAKAAILLMGKEEGGEMRRRARKLSDAAKKTIEEGGSSYNNLMQLLDELKSLKMSRELEKTN